Proteins from a single region of Kluyveromyces lactis strain NRRL Y-1140 chromosome A complete sequence:
- the SPC97 gene encoding gamma-tubulin-complex subunit SPC97 (weakly similar to uniprot|P38863 YHR172W Saccharomyces cerevisiae SPC97 Component of the microtubule-nucleating Tub4p (gamma-tubulin) complex) — protein MEDRGVVESVFLLNDKVGPFGRRVNPAPLCSEEIKVRTYPIEKTSNDRVQESLVVRDLLLVLQGYEGVYIRYNSSYRRDSMTGPEYKVVKMMNVTFKSFSKKLIKIGSIFVKLDKFQQWCCDERYGRVMHRLGHEVRIFLYENYLSCIKELEIRFQQDVKFSIRDLEMVLEDGFIYKFRLLDQIVDRIMDSTRERSEMDRVQMDFNNFMDDLRRDTNDELDLRVLYDTRVSLFVKGGSLIIIVQQIMEQEQGDIRHVEFLSLICDSLNRVYGQMFVEWMQEGKLNDYHEEFLISDTVADVDEEKLANTIDNERLWDTRFVIRKDGLLPQFRDKELQQKILMTGKIWNLIAICCGNTALKPRSWGTSVTNIDITNMTFLKGYVNECYQQANEKCLKMYYEGYHMDKFLNLIHDQSYVHGVIDQLWNTKFLSKTLFELTRSPTESTLHKIQRHFDDILKEISVEDTYRHMILSKLTSVKIDTCPFYETLRQFIDEQETGLLNADNFQQLKGMLVAEEQNHTSQGSNELDEGRKSKKKKNATPTAMYVQFETSIPYPLNIIWTKPVMVQYQMIQRLLLILSYHERLLEDTWFEISKNKHWRRNSSQQSEYETHGMIFEDNNDDDDDGVRYFYVRGQCIRLARILHFQMRSMVKSKRNQVTSAAAAATAVAATGTHPMQEDLLQIQQHVQDHVTNIVSLSGLTSLPQIELQEATLHVIHSFIRFVASWRRTSDDELSGSSGWITRMDTLRQYVSVWSDLTRTNS, from the coding sequence ATGGAGGATCGCGGTGTTGTTGAGAGCGTGTTTCTACTTAACGATAAGGTAGGACCGTTTGGTCGTCGAGTGAACCCTGCTCCACTGTGTAGCGAAGAGATTAAAGTTAGGACGTATCCGATTGAAAAAACTAGCAATGATAGGGTACAGGAAAGCTTGGTAGTTCGGGATTTGTTACTTGTGTTGCAAGGGTACGAGGGAGTGTACATCCGGTACAATAGCAGCTATAGAAGAGATTCGATGACCGGTCCCGAGTATAAAGTTGTTAAGATGATGAATGTTACGTTTAAGAGTTTTAGtaaaaaattgatcaagatAGGATCAATATTTGTGAAATTAGATAAATTCCAGCAATGGTGTTGCGACGAGAGATACGGTAGAGTAATGCACCGCTTGGGCCATGAGGTACGCATATTTTTGTATGAAAATTACTTGAGTTGTATCAAGGAGTTGGAAATACGGTTTCAGCAAGATGTGAAGTTCAGTATACGAGATTTGGAGATGGTACTTGAAGATGGATTCATATACAAGTTTAGACTTTTAGATCAGATAGTTGATCGGATTATGGACAGTACCAGGGAACGGAGTGAAATGGATCGAGTTCAAATGGATTTTAACAATTTCATGGATGATCTAAGGCGAGATACGAATGACGAGTTAGATCTACGTGTACTATACGATACCCGGGTTTCCTTATTCGTGAAAGGAGGATCCTTAATTATCATAGTACAACAGATAatggaacaagaacaaggtGATATAAGACACGTTGAATTTTTATCCCTAATATGCGATTCTCTTAACCGTGTTTACGGTCAGATGTTTGTTGAATGGATGCAAGAGGGAAAATTGAACGATTACCATGAAGAGTTCTTGATAAGTGATACGGTCGCCGATGTGgacgaagaaaaattggCTAATACGATAGATAATGAAAGGTTATGGGATACAAGGTTCGTGATACGGAAGGATGGATTACTTCCGCAATTTCGCGATAAAGAATTGCAACAGAAAATATTGATGACGGGTaaaatttggaatttaATCGCCATATGCTGCGGAAACACAGCTCTTAAACCTAGATCCTGGGGAACTAGTGTCACTAACATCGATATAACAAATATGACCTTCTTGAAAGGGTATGTCAACGAATGTTACCAACAGGCTAACGAAAAGTGTCTCAAGATGTACTACGAAGGGTACCACATGGATAAATTTCTGAATCTGATACACGATCAGTCGTATGTACATGGAGTCATCGATCAATTATGGAACACCAAATTCTTAAGTAAGACGCTATTCGAGTTAACTCGAAGTCCGACAGAGTCTACGTTGCACAAGATTCAAAGGCATTTCGATGACATCTTAAAAGAAATTTCCGTAGAAGATACCTATAGACACATGATATTATCTAAATTGACCAGCGTGAAGATTGATACATGCCCATTTTACGAGACTCTAAGAcaattcattgatgaacaagaaactGGGTTGCTAAACGCCGATAATTTCCAACAATTAAAGGGGATGCTAGTCGCTGAAGAACAGAATCATACTTCACAGGGCTCAAATGAACTCGATGAAGGGAGGAAgagcaaaaaaaagaaaaatgcaaCCCCAACTGCAATGTATGTACAATTCGAAACAAGCATACCGTATCCTTTGAACATAATATGGACGAAACCAGTGATGGtacaatatcaaatgatACAAAGGTTATTATTGATACTCTCATATCATGAAAGGTTACTAGAGGACACGTGGTTCGAAATCAGTAAGAACAAGCATTGGAGACGCAACTCTTCCCAGCAAAGTGAATACGAGACGCATGGGATGATCTTCGAGGACAAcaatgacgatgatgatgatggtgTTAGATATTTCTACGTTAGAGGTCAATGTATCAGGTTAGCTCGAATATTGCACTTCCAGATGAGATCAATGGTGAAAAGTAAAAGAAACCAAGTTACGTCTGCTGCCGCTGCTGCCACAGCCGTTGCCGCGACTGGAACCCACCCAATGCAGGAAGACCTCTTACAGATTCAACAACACGTACAGGACCACGTGACCAACATCGTATCCCTATCTGGATTAACATCACTGCCACAGATCGAATTGCAAGAAGCCACACTTCACGTGATCCACTCGTTCATCAGGTTTGTAGCTTCATGGCGCAGGacttctgatgatgaactaTCTGGCTCATCCGGATGGATCACAAGGATGGATACCCTCAGACAGTACGTTTCCGTATGGAGCGATCTTACAAGAACCAACAGTTGA